A DNA window from Amycolatopsis sp. DSM 110486 contains the following coding sequences:
- a CDS encoding 4-hydroxyphenylacetate 3-hydroxylase N-terminal domain-containing protein, whose amino-acid sequence MGLRTAKEYRDGLRDGRRVFYRGQRVTSVGDHPELTLAVDHSAHCFDIAQSHPELAVAEGYSAFYRVPRSAEQLRARGELIETVSRLGGGIIVLKEVGSDAMFALLRTLEGEELERAKAFHERVCRDDLALAVAQTDVKGDRSLAPHQQADPDLYVRIVDEDADSITVRGAKCHTSYSANADELIVLPTRAMGPEDADYAVSFAIPVDTPGLDIYVSPYLAGERNEFEFPLSSKHKMLESLTVFNDVRVPKERVFLNRRPELAGPLAIAFVDYHRFTAINYKLPLLDLLVGSASLIAEYNGIARAGHVKDKITQLIAYAETVRGLAELAALRSRPGQDGIQQPDPVAVNTAKYTFAHGFHDAAAKLMDLAGGLLATGPGGEDWANPEIRAVLEKYYAAAVPAEPRLRLLNLIADLTARDYGGYQAVLATHAEGSLEAEKLQIARTYDPTRARAYVSRHAGLA is encoded by the coding sequence ATGGGTTTGCGCACGGCGAAGGAGTACCGGGACGGGCTGCGCGACGGCCGTCGCGTGTTCTACCGCGGGCAGCGGGTGACGAGCGTGGGCGACCACCCGGAGCTGACGCTCGCGGTGGACCACTCCGCGCACTGCTTCGACATCGCGCAGTCGCACCCCGAGCTGGCCGTGGCCGAGGGGTACTCGGCGTTCTACCGGGTGCCGCGTTCGGCCGAACAGCTGCGGGCACGCGGTGAGCTGATCGAGACCGTCTCCCGGCTGGGCGGCGGGATCATCGTGCTCAAGGAGGTGGGCAGCGACGCGATGTTCGCGCTGCTGCGCACGCTCGAAGGTGAGGAGCTGGAGCGCGCGAAGGCGTTCCACGAGCGCGTGTGCCGCGACGACCTGGCGCTGGCCGTGGCGCAGACGGACGTGAAGGGCGACCGTTCGCTCGCGCCGCACCAGCAGGCCGACCCGGACCTGTACGTGCGGATCGTCGACGAGGACGCCGACTCGATCACCGTGCGCGGCGCGAAGTGCCACACGTCGTACTCGGCCAACGCCGACGAGCTGATCGTGCTGCCGACGCGCGCGATGGGACCCGAGGACGCGGACTACGCGGTGTCGTTCGCGATCCCGGTCGACACGCCGGGCCTGGACATCTACGTGTCGCCCTACCTCGCCGGTGAGCGCAACGAGTTCGAGTTCCCGTTGTCGTCGAAGCACAAGATGCTCGAGAGCCTCACGGTGTTCAACGATGTGCGGGTACCGAAGGAGCGCGTGTTCCTGAACCGGCGCCCGGAGCTCGCGGGGCCGCTGGCGATCGCGTTCGTGGACTATCACCGGTTCACCGCGATCAACTACAAGCTGCCGCTGCTCGACCTGCTCGTGGGCTCGGCGTCGCTGATCGCGGAGTACAACGGCATCGCGCGCGCCGGGCATGTGAAGGACAAGATCACGCAGCTCATCGCGTACGCCGAGACGGTGCGCGGGCTCGCGGAGCTGGCCGCGCTGCGGTCGCGGCCCGGGCAGGACGGCATCCAGCAGCCCGACCCCGTCGCGGTGAACACGGCGAAGTACACCTTCGCGCACGGCTTCCACGACGCGGCGGCGAAGCTCATGGACCTCGCCGGTGGCCTGCTCGCCACCGGCCCGGGCGGTGAGGACTGGGCGAACCCGGAGATCCGCGCGGTGCTGGAGAAGTACTACGCGGCCGCCGTGCCGGCCGAGCCCCGGCTGCGGTTGCTGAACCTCATCGCCGACCTCACCGCCCGCGACTACGGTGGCTACCAGGCCGTGCTCGCCACGCACGCGGAAGGTTCGCTGGAGGCGGAGAAACTGCAGATCGCCCGCACCTACGACCCGACGCGCGCCCGGGCGTACGTCAGCCGCCACGCCGGACTCGCCTGA
- a CDS encoding enoyl-CoA hydratase: MKIEQDGAALRIEFDRPDRLNAVTTAMLVRAGDAVEEALADASVRVVVLTGAGRAFCAGADLAGSDIEADPDTGTIDAANRLTRLFRDIPKPVVAAVNGPAVGVGCSFALAADLCVARESAYFLLAFANVGLMPDGGSTALVPAAIGRARAARMAMLAERVPAPQALEWGMISHVVPDADFDAEVARLTQQLAEGPTASFAQTKRALAASSLAQLDGAFELERTGQSSLFATKDFAEGLAAFRAKRRPEFRGE; encoded by the coding sequence GTGAAGATCGAGCAGGACGGTGCCGCGCTGCGCATCGAGTTCGACCGGCCCGACCGGCTCAACGCCGTGACGACCGCGATGCTCGTACGCGCCGGCGACGCCGTGGAGGAAGCGCTGGCCGACGCGAGCGTGCGGGTGGTCGTGCTGACCGGAGCCGGGCGCGCCTTCTGCGCCGGCGCCGATCTCGCCGGCAGCGACATCGAAGCCGACCCGGACACGGGCACGATCGACGCCGCCAACCGGCTCACGCGCCTGTTCCGCGACATCCCGAAGCCGGTGGTGGCCGCGGTGAACGGCCCGGCCGTGGGCGTGGGCTGCTCGTTCGCGCTGGCCGCGGACCTGTGCGTGGCGCGGGAGTCGGCGTACTTCCTGCTGGCGTTCGCCAACGTCGGTCTCATGCCCGACGGCGGCTCCACCGCTTTGGTGCCCGCCGCCATCGGCCGCGCCCGGGCGGCGCGGATGGCGATGCTGGCCGAGCGTGTGCCGGCTCCGCAGGCCCTGGAGTGGGGCATGATCTCCCACGTCGTGCCGGACGCCGACTTCGACGCGGAGGTCGCCCGCCTCACCCAGCAGCTCGCCGAAGGCCCCACAGCTTCGTTCGCGCAGACGAAGCGGGCGTTGGCCGCTTCGTCGCTGGCCCAGCTCGACGGCGCGTTCGAGCTGGAGCGGACCGGTCAGTCGTCGTTGTTCGCCACCAAGGACTTCGCCGAAGGCCTGGCCGCCTTTCGCGCCAAGCGTCGCCCCGAGTTCCGCGGCGAGTGA
- a CDS encoding DUF1684 domain-containing protein, whose amino-acid sequence MTASTRDFTQAWQDWKLQREKELADPYGWLALVSLDWLEDEPRSYGNLPGKWWQDEEAAYVDPDGADLEHEGEKVTGVKRIELVNSGAGTRVRAGAVEVEIARRSGYLIRVHDPEAPVLAGFRGVPAYEPDESWAVEARFEAFEEPRPVTVGAVVEGLSHVYTAPGKVRFTHDGAEYTLTAFNGREGGFTILFTDATSGVTTYAANRSLSVDKPDEHGRVTVDFTRARNLPCAFTDFATCPLPPEGNRLPFAVEAGEKLPYERQ is encoded by the coding sequence ATGACGGCGAGCACCAGGGACTTCACCCAAGCCTGGCAGGACTGGAAGCTCCAGCGCGAGAAGGAGCTGGCCGACCCCTACGGCTGGCTGGCGCTCGTGTCCCTCGACTGGCTGGAGGACGAGCCGCGCAGCTACGGGAACCTGCCAGGGAAGTGGTGGCAGGACGAGGAAGCCGCGTACGTCGATCCGGACGGTGCCGACCTCGAGCACGAGGGCGAGAAGGTCACCGGTGTCAAGCGGATCGAGCTGGTGAACAGCGGCGCCGGGACGCGGGTGAGGGCCGGGGCCGTCGAGGTGGAGATCGCGAGGCGGTCGGGGTACCTGATTCGGGTGCACGATCCCGAGGCGCCGGTGCTCGCCGGGTTCCGGGGTGTGCCGGCGTATGAACCGGATGAGAGCTGGGCCGTCGAAGCGCGGTTCGAGGCGTTCGAGGAGCCGCGGCCGGTCACGGTGGGGGCCGTGGTCGAGGGGCTGTCGCACGTGTACACCGCGCCCGGCAAGGTCCGGTTCACCCACGATGGTGCCGAGTACACGCTCACCGCCTTCAACGGGCGCGAAGGCGGGTTCACGATCCTTTTCACCGACGCCACCAGCGGCGTCACCACCTACGCGGCCAACCGGTCGCTGTCGGTGGACAAGCCGGACGAGCACGGCCGCGTCACGGTGGACTTCACGAGGGCCCGCAACCTGCCCTGCGCGTTCACCGACTTCGCGACGTGCCCGCTGCCGCCCGAGGGCAACCGGCTCCCGTTCGCCGTGGAGGCGGGGGAGAAGCTGCCCTACGAGCGGCAGTAG
- a CDS encoding alpha/beta fold hydrolase, giving the protein MADDTGSGAEPPLGTRYEVPGGAMLLHRSGTGGPPVVFLAGGGMFGLYYWNVHDLVAEFTTSVLYDRLGTGWSDVVDLPRSGTQVTDDLHELLRTAAVSGPYVLVGHSLGGLYARLYAKRFPGEVAGLVLLDPTHEDIVGYLPEEKAQLLRNSSTEDLFPPEQLDAMRTAYRAIFGRALAGWPAEIREPLLGQGFSRERYRQSLREPMNLPQLFGEVRDAGPDPDVPLIFVSAMGIDRFAEELVPPEARASLVESNRAKHRLYTDLAAALPRAEVRRLDDAGHSGLAWLRPDAVVQAIRDVSPR; this is encoded by the coding sequence ATGGCGGACGACACCGGAAGCGGGGCCGAGCCCCCGCTGGGGACGCGTTACGAGGTCCCGGGCGGAGCGATGCTGCTGCACCGGTCCGGCACCGGTGGGCCACCCGTGGTCTTCCTGGCCGGCGGCGGGATGTTCGGCCTCTACTACTGGAACGTGCACGACCTCGTCGCGGAGTTCACCACCAGCGTGCTCTACGACCGGCTCGGCACGGGCTGGAGCGACGTGGTGGATCTCCCCCGCAGCGGCACGCAGGTGACCGACGACCTCCACGAGCTGTTGCGCACCGCGGCTGTGTCCGGCCCGTATGTACTGGTCGGGCATTCACTCGGCGGCCTGTACGCCCGGCTCTACGCGAAGCGGTTCCCCGGCGAGGTCGCGGGCTTGGTCCTGCTCGACCCGACGCACGAGGACATCGTCGGTTACCTGCCGGAGGAAAAGGCTCAGCTGCTGCGGAACTCGAGCACCGAGGACCTGTTCCCGCCCGAGCAGCTGGACGCGATGCGGACCGCGTACCGGGCCATCTTCGGCCGGGCGCTCGCCGGCTGGCCCGCCGAGATCCGCGAACCTCTGCTGGGCCAGGGTTTCAGCCGCGAGCGCTACCGGCAGTCCCTGCGGGAGCCGATGAACCTGCCGCAGCTGTTCGGCGAGGTCCGCGACGCTGGGCCTGATCCCGACGTGCCGCTGATCTTCGTGTCCGCCATGGGAATCGACCGGTTCGCCGAGGAGCTGGTGCCGCCCGAGGCGCGCGCCTCGCTGGTCGAGTCCAATCGAGCCAAGCACCGGCTGTACACCGATCTGGCCGCCGCACTCCCCCGAGCCGAAGTCCGCCGCCTGGACGATGCCGGGCACTCGGGCCTCGCCTGGCTCCGGCCGGACGCCGTGGTCCAGGCAATCCGTGACGTGTCGCCGCGCTGA
- a CDS encoding glycosyltransferase family 39 protein: MGETASETATKTRVPFAAGGVGVVVLVQAAVLTVLSGGYGFHRDEFYYVAAGNRLAWGYVDQPPLTPALARLATSLFGDTPPGLRVVATLAGVATVIVLALVAREFGAGYAGQVITAVVTALSGYVLVVSHMLSTTTIDMLVWSALGLFTVKLLKTGDGRWWLAIGAATGVGLLNKWLVPLLLVALAVSVFVTGPRKVFRTWWLAAGAAIALAAVAPVLVWEARNGWPMVTFAGGISENDGAENRLMFVPLQIAYLSPALVPVWIAGIVRLWKMPRLRSLSLAYPILCVILLALGGKPYYSLPLLMLLTAAGVQPALEWFARRRARRWWLVAAALGAAVSLAIGLPIVPAQALGPVLALNKEQGEQIGWPGFVTTVADVWRQIPEKADAVVFTSNYGEAGAIERYGPAHDLPTPYSGHMSYADWGPPPDRMDGAVVLVGTFDRPARAFTGCRQVAVQDAGIDNDEQGTPVALCTGTTAAWSALWPSLRHFA; the protein is encoded by the coding sequence ATGGGGGAAACCGCTTCGGAGACAGCCACGAAGACCAGGGTGCCGTTCGCGGCGGGCGGGGTCGGGGTCGTGGTGCTGGTGCAGGCCGCGGTGCTCACGGTGTTGTCCGGCGGGTACGGCTTCCACCGCGACGAGTTCTACTACGTCGCCGCCGGGAACAGGCTGGCGTGGGGGTACGTGGACCAGCCGCCGTTGACGCCGGCGTTGGCGAGGCTCGCGACGAGCCTGTTCGGGGACACGCCGCCCGGGCTGAGGGTGGTCGCGACGCTCGCCGGGGTGGCGACCGTGATCGTCCTGGCGTTGGTCGCGCGGGAGTTCGGGGCCGGATACGCGGGTCAGGTGATCACCGCCGTGGTCACGGCCCTGTCCGGCTACGTCCTCGTCGTCTCGCACATGCTGTCCACCACCACGATCGACATGCTCGTCTGGTCGGCGCTGGGGCTGTTCACCGTCAAGCTGCTCAAGACCGGCGACGGCCGCTGGTGGCTCGCGATCGGCGCGGCGACGGGCGTCGGGCTGCTCAACAAGTGGCTCGTGCCCCTGCTGCTCGTCGCGCTGGCGGTCAGCGTGTTCGTCACGGGGCCCCGCAAGGTGTTCCGGACGTGGTGGCTGGCGGCCGGCGCGGCCATCGCGCTCGCGGCGGTCGCGCCCGTGCTCGTCTGGGAGGCGCGCAACGGCTGGCCCATGGTCACGTTCGCCGGCGGCATCAGCGAGAACGACGGCGCCGAGAACCGCCTGATGTTCGTCCCGCTGCAGATCGCGTACCTGTCGCCCGCGCTGGTGCCCGTGTGGATCGCCGGGATCGTGCGGCTGTGGAAGATGCCTCGGCTGCGCTCGCTCTCGCTGGCCTATCCGATTCTCTGCGTCATCCTGCTCGCGCTCGGCGGCAAGCCGTACTACTCGCTGCCGCTGCTGATGCTGCTCACCGCCGCCGGCGTGCAACCCGCACTGGAGTGGTTCGCGCGCCGCCGGGCGAGGCGGTGGTGGCTGGTCGCCGCGGCGCTCGGGGCGGCCGTCTCCCTCGCCATCGGGCTGCCGATCGTGCCGGCGCAAGCCCTCGGTCCGGTGCTCGCGCTGAACAAGGAGCAGGGCGAGCAGATCGGCTGGCCGGGGTTCGTCACGACTGTCGCCGACGTCTGGCGGCAGATTCCTGAGAAGGCCGACGCCGTCGTCTTCACCAGCAACTACGGCGAAGCCGGCGCGATCGAGCGCTACGGCCCGGCGCACGACTTGCCCACGCCGTACTCGGGCCACATGTCCTACGCCGACTGGGGCCCGCCGCCCGACCGGATGGACGGGGCCGTGGTGCTCGTCGGCACGTTCGACCGCCCGGCCCGCGCGTTCACCGGCTGCCGCCAGGTCGCCGTGCAGGACGCCGGGATCGACAACGACGAGCAGGGCACCCCGGTCGCCCTGTGCACCGGAACCACGGCCGCGTGGTCGGCACTCTGGCCGAGCCTCCGCCACTTCGCCTGA
- the rnhA gene encoding ribonuclease HI gives MSEEAVEIYTDGACSGNPGPGGWGAFLRYGRHERELYGGEDTVTTNNRMELMAPIRALESLTRPSVVRIYTDSTYVRNGVMQWMPRWKKNGWQTAAKQPVKNADLWQRLDAAGERHEVEWLWVKGHAGLPENERADRLAVKGAQESAQAGVKRARG, from the coding sequence GTGAGCGAAGAGGCCGTGGAGATCTACACCGACGGAGCGTGCAGCGGCAACCCCGGCCCGGGCGGCTGGGGCGCCTTCCTGCGCTACGGCCGCCACGAGCGCGAGCTCTACGGCGGCGAGGACACCGTGACCACCAACAACCGCATGGAGCTGATGGCGCCGATCCGCGCCCTGGAAAGCCTCACGCGACCCTCGGTCGTGCGGATCTACACCGACAGCACCTACGTCCGCAACGGCGTGATGCAGTGGATGCCGCGCTGGAAGAAGAACGGCTGGCAGACCGCGGCGAAGCAGCCCGTGAAAAACGCCGACCTGTGGCAGCGCCTCGACGCCGCGGGCGAGCGCCACGAGGTCGAGTGGCTGTGGGTCAAGGGCCACGCCGGCCTGCCCGAGAACGAGCGCGCCGACCGGCTGGCCGTGAAGGGCGCGCAGGAATCCGCCCAGGCCGGGGTCAAGCGTGCCCGCGGCTGA
- a CDS encoding YchJ family protein encodes MPAADPRCPCGLLQPYAECCGRFHDGRQTAPTAELLMRSRYSAFAVADAAYLLATWHPDTRPKRLRLDDGQEWTGLDILGGTGGGLLQNEGTVEFRAHYRFRGNEDALHENSRFVREAGQWFYVSAL; translated from the coding sequence GTGCCCGCGGCTGACCCACGCTGTCCCTGCGGCCTGCTTCAGCCCTACGCCGAGTGCTGCGGCCGCTTCCACGACGGCCGCCAGACCGCGCCGACCGCCGAGCTGCTCATGCGCTCGCGCTACAGCGCGTTCGCCGTCGCCGATGCCGCGTACCTGCTGGCGACCTGGCACCCGGACACCCGTCCGAAGCGGCTGCGCCTCGACGACGGCCAGGAGTGGACCGGCCTCGACATCCTCGGCGGCACAGGCGGCGGGCTGCTGCAGAACGAGGGCACCGTCGAGTTCCGCGCGCACTACCGCTTCCGCGGCAACGAAGACGCACTGCACGAGAACAGCCGCTTCGTCCGCGAAGCCGGCCAATGGTTCTACGTCAGTGCCCTCTGA
- a CDS encoding carboxylesterase/lipase family protein, with translation MTTVETRAGAVRGEVRDGVGYFLGVPYAEPPVGPLRFRPPRPVGSWTGVRDARRFAARAPQPEVTGRGFTGEEDCLHVNVYAPASPGPYPVLVWIHGGGGVMGSPHQFDASAYARRGVVVVTVGYRLGVLGMLRLPGVSEGNLSLHDQVLALEWARDNVAAFGGDPDRITLAGQSNGGRTVGTLLAVPRTRGLFHQAIVQSGTGVGSVVHTPAEGEAVAAALLADLGVPAGELATLPVTRILEAQQRVAAASGKLVTYRVIVDGDLLPRFPGEAVADGAARDVRVLTGTTADEQDLFSWLQTGRAKLLGTGSTMLDDETIAKGVAAYRELLPDWPEDQLRNRVRTAGDWWLPAIRLAEAQHAAGGTAWMYRLDWRIAPRGKGLGAVHGLDLPLMFDDIGNKNWRFLFALAKPDPARLQAMATQMFDVWVRFVATGDPGWGPYEPGARITRLFDDVSTTVSDPDAEQRRLWDSL, from the coding sequence GTGACGACGGTGGAGACGCGAGCCGGTGCGGTGCGTGGCGAAGTGCGCGACGGGGTGGGGTATTTCCTGGGTGTGCCCTATGCCGAGCCGCCCGTGGGTCCGCTACGGTTCCGGCCGCCGCGGCCGGTCGGCAGCTGGACCGGCGTCCGCGACGCGAGGCGGTTCGCCGCGCGGGCTCCGCAGCCGGAGGTGACCGGGCGCGGGTTCACCGGCGAGGAGGACTGCCTCCACGTCAACGTCTACGCGCCGGCCTCACCCGGGCCGTACCCGGTGCTGGTGTGGATCCACGGCGGTGGCGGGGTGATGGGCTCGCCGCACCAGTTCGACGCGTCGGCCTACGCGCGCCGCGGCGTGGTCGTGGTGACCGTCGGCTATCGCCTCGGGGTGCTGGGCATGCTGCGGCTGCCCGGCGTGTCCGAGGGCAATCTTTCACTGCACGACCAGGTGCTCGCGCTGGAATGGGCGCGCGACAACGTGGCCGCGTTCGGCGGCGACCCGGACCGGATCACGCTCGCCGGACAGTCGAACGGCGGGCGCACGGTCGGCACGTTGCTGGCGGTGCCGCGGACGCGGGGGCTTTTCCACCAGGCGATCGTGCAGAGCGGCACGGGCGTCGGCTCGGTCGTGCACACGCCGGCCGAGGGCGAGGCCGTGGCGGCGGCGCTGCTGGCCGACCTCGGCGTGCCCGCGGGCGAGCTCGCCACGCTGCCGGTGACGCGGATCCTCGAGGCGCAGCAACGGGTCGCGGCCGCTTCGGGGAAGCTCGTGACCTACCGCGTGATCGTGGACGGAGATCTGCTGCCCCGGTTTCCGGGTGAGGCCGTGGCCGACGGGGCCGCGCGCGACGTTCGGGTTCTCACCGGCACGACGGCCGACGAGCAGGACCTGTTCTCCTGGCTGCAGACCGGCCGCGCGAAGCTGCTCGGCACCGGCTCGACGATGCTCGACGACGAGACGATCGCCAAGGGCGTCGCCGCCTACCGCGAGCTGCTGCCGGACTGGCCCGAGGATCAGCTGCGCAACCGCGTGCGGACGGCCGGCGACTGGTGGCTGCCCGCCATCCGGCTGGCGGAGGCGCAGCACGCCGCCGGCGGCACCGCGTGGATGTACCGGCTCGACTGGCGGATCGCGCCGCGCGGCAAGGGGCTCGGCGCCGTGCACGGGCTCGACCTGCCGCTGATGTTCGACGACATCGGCAACAAGAACTGGCGCTTCCTGTTCGCGCTGGCGAAACCGGATCCGGCTCGGCTGCAGGCGATGGCGACGCAGATGTTCGACGTGTGGGTCCGCTTCGTTGCGACGGGCGACCCGGGCTGGGGGCCGTACGAGCCTGGCGCACGGATCACGCGGCTGTTCGACGACGTGAGCACGACCGTGTCCGATCCGGACGCCGAGCAGCGCCGGCTGTGGGATTCCCTCTGA
- a CDS encoding Na+/H+ antiporter, with protein sequence MITPVHIAAELVALVVTVLVVTVIARRLDWSAPLCLVAVGVAASFIPSLPDYQLDPEVVLIGLLPPLLYSASIQTSLVAFNKLRGPILVLSVGLVVFTAFGVGVVAWAVVPGLPLAAGIALGAVVAPPDAVAASVVARRVGMPRKLVRLLEGESLFNDAAALVTLRTAIAAIAGSISLWQVGLDFLLAAFGGIVVGLLVGLVATQLRKRLEEPVTDTALSFAVPFVAYLLAEVAHGSGVLAVVVCGLMLGHESPRILSGSTRLASRLNWQTVQFLLENMVFLLIGLQLRGILIEVSKTGLSVWELVGICTAVLGTVILTRVLWLVGIGVQKRLTVRFVKKPKIWPWRYSAVIAWAGMRGVVTLAAAFVLPADTPQRAVLVLAAFVVVAGTLVVQGMTLPTLIRRLRLPRPDPAEDALQEAAVVNDMTRASLAKLEEISTPDDPPDIIERLRDRLQYRADSAWEQLGRQSALAETPSDAYRRLRLQLLEVDREQFLLARDNGTADDTVLRRVLARLDIEESLLDRVEEEAPVVARELSTPAVTARSCKHLAHPWRDMDPSSPDVCAACIAEGTTWVHLRMCLKCGNVACCDSSPRKHATLHFHDSRHPVMRSFEPGETWRWCFVDKQLG encoded by the coding sequence ATGATTACCCCCGTGCACATCGCGGCGGAATTGGTGGCGCTGGTCGTGACGGTCCTCGTCGTCACGGTCATCGCGAGGCGTCTGGACTGGTCGGCGCCCCTGTGTCTGGTCGCGGTGGGGGTCGCGGCGTCGTTCATCCCGAGCTTGCCCGACTACCAGCTCGACCCCGAGGTCGTGCTGATCGGGCTCCTGCCCCCACTGCTGTACTCGGCGTCGATCCAGACGTCGCTGGTCGCGTTCAACAAGCTGCGCGGGCCGATCCTCGTGCTGTCGGTGGGCCTCGTCGTGTTCACCGCGTTCGGCGTCGGTGTGGTCGCCTGGGCCGTGGTGCCGGGCCTGCCGCTCGCCGCGGGGATCGCGCTCGGCGCGGTGGTCGCGCCGCCCGACGCGGTGGCGGCGAGTGTGGTCGCGCGCCGGGTCGGCATGCCGCGCAAGCTCGTGCGGCTGCTGGAGGGCGAGAGCCTGTTCAACGACGCGGCCGCGCTGGTCACCCTGCGCACCGCGATCGCGGCCATCGCCGGGTCGATCAGCCTGTGGCAGGTCGGGCTCGACTTCCTGCTCGCCGCGTTCGGCGGGATCGTGGTCGGCCTCCTGGTCGGCCTGGTCGCGACCCAGCTGCGCAAGCGCCTGGAGGAACCGGTCACGGACACGGCGCTTTCCTTCGCCGTGCCGTTCGTCGCCTACCTGCTGGCCGAGGTCGCGCACGGCTCCGGGGTGCTCGCGGTGGTCGTCTGCGGCCTGATGCTCGGCCACGAGTCGCCGCGCATCCTCTCCGGCTCCACGCGGCTCGCGTCGCGGCTCAACTGGCAGACGGTGCAGTTCCTGCTGGAGAACATGGTCTTCCTGCTGATCGGCCTGCAGCTGCGCGGGATCCTCATCGAGGTCTCCAAAACGGGCCTGTCGGTGTGGGAGCTCGTCGGCATCTGCACCGCGGTGCTCGGCACGGTGATCCTCACGCGCGTGCTGTGGCTGGTCGGCATCGGCGTGCAGAAGCGCCTCACCGTCCGCTTCGTCAAGAAGCCGAAGATCTGGCCCTGGCGCTACTCCGCGGTGATCGCGTGGGCCGGCATGCGCGGTGTCGTCACGCTCGCCGCGGCGTTCGTGCTCCCGGCCGACACCCCGCAGCGCGCCGTGCTGGTGCTGGCCGCGTTCGTGGTCGTGGCGGGCACGCTCGTGGTACAGGGCATGACGTTGCCGACGCTGATCCGGCGCCTGCGCCTGCCGCGGCCCGACCCGGCCGAGGACGCACTGCAGGAAGCCGCCGTGGTCAACGACATGACCCGCGCCTCGCTCGCGAAGCTCGAGGAGATCAGCACCCCGGACGACCCGCCGGACATCATCGAACGGCTGCGCGACCGCCTCCAGTACCGCGCAGACTCGGCGTGGGAGCAGCTCGGCCGCCAGAGCGCGCTCGCCGAGACCCCGAGCGACGCCTACCGGCGGCTGCGCCTGCAGCTTTTGGAGGTCGACCGCGAGCAATTCCTGCTGGCGCGCGACAACGGCACGGCAGACGACACCGTGCTGCGCCGCGTGCTCGCCCGGCTCGACATCGAGGAGTCGCTGCTCGACCGCGTCGAAGAAGAAGCGCCGGTCGTCGCACGCGAGCTGAGCACTCCGGCCGTCACGGCGCGCTCCTGCAAACACTTGGCCCACCCGTGGCGCGACATGGACCCGAGCTCCCCCGACGTCTGCGCCGCGTGCATCGCGGAAGGCACGACCTGGGTGCACCTGCGCATGTGCCTCAAGTGCGGCAACGTCGCGTGCTGCGACTCCTCGCCGCGCAAGCACGCGACGCTGCACTTCCACGACAGCCGCCACCCGGTGATGCGCAGCTTCGAACCGGGCGAGACGTGGCGGTGGTGTTTCGTGGACAAACAGCTGGGCTGA
- a CDS encoding histidine phosphatase family protein has protein sequence MSTPEQEVEYRQHRFSPQPGATEIFLVRHGESAPARINAPFDLVDGQADPDLAPEGRDHALRIGERLVGERIEALYVTTLRRTVQTAAPLAEKLGLTLEVVPELREIHLGDWENGLFRQYTTEGHPIVDRLWTEQRWAVIPGAESDEAFGRRIRRALMRIAAANPDRRVAVFTHGGVIGEVFAQASRAVDRFAFLGADNGSISHLVVQGDRWLVRRFNDTAHLAAPLG, from the coding sequence ATGAGCACGCCCGAGCAGGAAGTCGAATACCGCCAGCACCGGTTCAGCCCCCAGCCGGGAGCGACCGAGATCTTCTTGGTGCGCCACGGAGAATCCGCGCCCGCGCGGATCAACGCGCCGTTCGACCTCGTCGACGGCCAGGCCGACCCCGACCTCGCACCCGAAGGCCGCGACCACGCCCTCCGCATCGGCGAACGGCTCGTCGGCGAGCGCATCGAAGCGCTCTACGTCACCACGCTGCGGCGCACGGTGCAGACCGCTGCGCCGCTCGCCGAGAAGCTGGGCCTCACGCTCGAGGTCGTGCCAGAGCTGCGCGAAATCCACCTGGGCGACTGGGAAAACGGGCTCTTCCGCCAGTACACGACCGAAGGCCACCCGATCGTCGACCGGCTCTGGACCGAGCAGCGCTGGGCGGTGATCCCGGGCGCGGAATCCGACGAGGCGTTCGGACGGCGCATCCGCCGGGCGCTCATGCGGATCGCCGCGGCCAACCCCGACCGCCGCGTCGCGGTGTTCACCCACGGCGGCGTGATCGGCGAAGTCTTCGCGCAGGCGAGCCGCGCAGTCGACCGCTTCGCGTTCCTGGGCGCGGACAACGGGTCCATCTCCCACCTCGTGGTGCAGGGCGACCGCTGGCTCGTGCGGCGCTTCAACGACACCGCTCACCTGGCGGCCCCGCTCGGCTGA